From Chaetodon trifascialis isolate fChaTrf1 chromosome 24, fChaTrf1.hap1, whole genome shotgun sequence:
ACcggcagcagcaacagccacATGCCcccacaacagcaacagctggctcctccacccccacctcctcctccgccgcctccccctcctcccccgccCCCAGTTCAAATGGTGTCACACCACTCACCGGCTCCCACCATGTACAAGTACAGCACGATCACCAGGCTGCAGAACCAGAAGGCCTTCCCACCTGCCCACCACAAGCTCCCCATTCACCTCCATGCAACAGCGCATCAAGTTCTGCCTCCAACTCCAGCACCGCCTGCAGCACAGCTCAAACCCGATGTGAATCACATCGCGGCAAGGACTAATGTCCCACCTccccctccgcctcctcctccccctccaccatCTATGCCAACCCCTGGGTCAGCCATGGCTGTGCTGAAGTTGGGACCTCCCAGCCCAGCTGCCCCGCCTGCCTTCATTCCTCCTCCCCCTGGGCTTTCACCTGCTCCACAGACCAATGGAGTAGCATTTcctcccccgcctcctccaccccctcctgcACCGGCTCCCGTGAGCCAGCCTGTTTACCCCAACGGGCTGAAGCAGACACTGAAGGAAAGGTTTCCCAGCCCGCCACGGGACCTCCTCTCTCCAAATGGAGGCCTTGAGGAGTCCCCACCACCTGCCCCCGCtccacctcccccacctcctccacctccacctccgccaccacctcctcctcctcctcaacagTTCCCAGTGCCATCCCAattcccacctcctcctgcgCCGCCACCAGCACCACCCAAAACCTTCACTCCAGGCTTCGTCCCTCATACAGCCCCCAAACCGGTGTCACCTGTGTGCCCGTTCCCTCCTGCACCACCTCCTGCTGCCCTGAGTGGCccaaccccacccccacctccacccccacctccacctgcacccCTCAAGAAGCAGTTCAGCCTCCAGGCAGGCCACACCTCCAGCCATCCACCTCCAACTCTGCCCAAGCAGCACAGCCTTTCTAAGCAAACACCCATCTCCACCGGAGGCCCTCCGACCATGTCTTTGGTGAAACAACTAGCAAGTCAGTTTCCAGGAGCTTCCTCccaatcagccaatcacacagaGAGCCCCAAAGTCCCCCTCTCTCCACCTGCAGTCAAGACCAAACCAAAATGGCAGCCCGGGGGtggccagcagctgcagtctcCGGAgttccctcctcctccgccaGACAGCAACGCTGGCTTccctgcccctcctcctccaccaccacctcccccaGCCCCTGTCACGGGcccaactccacctcctcctcccctccctcctgcaAACCTGGGCTCCCCCACAAGGAGGTCACCGTCTGGCTCCCTCAATTTCGGAGGCAAGAAACCTCCCCCCACCCCGCAGAGGAACTCCAGCATGAAGTTCAACGCCTCAGCTTCCTATGAGGAATCCAGGAGGAACTTGCTCAGCAAATTTGCTCCCCATAACAGCATGCCTCCTTCCTCCCCAtgtcccacctcctcctccaccgggTCCCCCTCCAAAGACCCCGCAACTGGACCCCCTGCTCCCCCGAAACCAGGCAAGCTCAACCTGGCCAACCTGCCCTTGGCACTCCAGGCCAAAGTGAGCCAGGTAAAGCAATCCAGTGGCGACTTCCCTTCCCCACCACCTGAGTGCGCCTActtcccacctcctccaccagtctCTGAgctcttcccccctcctccacctcctggtAGTGATGCCCATAACGGAGCACCTCCTAGGGTGGCCGTGGTCAACCCCCAGCCgcaggctcctcctcctcctccacctgtctccCTTGTCAGTAACTCAACATGGGGGAAGAGCTCACTGAAGAAGACTGCTCCGCCCACACTTGTGCGGCGTAGTAACACCACCCCAGAGCCCCCTCCACTCtcaccacctccacccaccTCCCCAAAGGGCAGCTCAGGCCAGCCCAATTTCCTGGAAGATCTCAACCGGACACTGAAGCGAAAGTCGGTGGGTCGCCAAGGTTCCCTCAACTCGGCGGGCCTCACGGGCAAGTTGGACCCTGTGGGGACTATGGACGACATGGCGCTGCCTCCACCGCCCCCCGAGCTGCTCCTGGATCAAGGAAAGCAAAGCAACGGAGGTAATGGCGGTTACATGTCCGGAAACATCTCAGGCTATGCAACGCTTCGACGAGGACCCCCGCCTGCACCGCCCAAACGGGGGGACACCACCAAACTTACTGGAGAGTGTTGAACTCGGAGATGGGGGCACAATAAAGATGGATGAATAGACAAAGAGAGAATATATGGAAGTGAACATTCATTTGTGAAATGGGAGCGAATTCCTGAATTCCTTCCGTCCTCTTGGGATCACAATGACAAATGGACGACTGTGTATATACAAAAACTCAAACCAGACCGTGATCAATTAGTGTTTGCTAATTATTGCATTTCTAACATGCTTGGCATTCTGGATCTGTGGGGTTTACAATAGTGGGACAATGAAACTGGAGCAGGTAAGTTTGAGGTCACAGAAAAACCCATTTTCTGCAGAAGTCTAAACTCTCTGGCAGACATTGCATCGCCCTGTATGGTAAACCTCACCCATCCGCTCCTCCAAGCAGATTTAAATAAACACTAATAAGAATTGTGCAAATATTACTGGATCCAGGTCTGAGCCAAACCATGTATCCACTTCTTTGCCATAAGTTTGTGCCACGTactggagacaaaaaaaaaaaaaaaaagacaaacccCACACATCAGGATCTTTCTGCTTTGGTACTGCATGGACCTCCTGTAAGAACaagctgtaaaacatgaagctgttctggtgtgtgtgcatgagcgagagagagaaactgagacTGCGTACGCATACATGCATTATGTGCATGCATGGGATTATAAGGTGGTAAAGTAGTTCAGCGTTAGGGAAGGCCTTCGTGGAGCGGAGATGGCTCGGTTTGCTTttatataaaattatttaatgATCGATAAATGGAAGGATTTTTTTATAAGTCTGTCTTTTAATAGCTGGTCAACAAAGTCTAGAGAGGAACAAAACATTCGGGCACAATGGAATGTATACGGGAAGGCGtatatgaaaacatgaattacACCCATGAAGGCAATGATTCAGtaataaacaaaaaagaaaaaaacactcaaaactaaaactttaaaatgtgttgtcTCAAACATTTCTCGACTGTTTCACCACTAGGAGGAAGCCTTATTCCCAAAGTCTTGCACAGAGTTCAAAGCAGACAGGAGATTTCCTCCAAAGGTCCAGCAGAGTCTGGACTGCGCAACTGGAAATGAAacactttgctttttatttaaTGGATTGTGTAAACGGAGGGGAGGCCTGTGCTGGTGTATCTTCGTGGTCTGTGCGTTGGCTCGATTTTGGAcctttcagtttgtgtgtgtacagttgcAGCTGCTATTCCGTTACTGTCGGTCCCCGCCGCCTTCTTAAGTCACATGGTATCACAAATCAGGAAGTAGAATGTACAGATTGGAGTCAGTCATGTGAAGTGTACTCCTCACCACAAGGTGACCCGGTTGAAAAAGATGCATTTGTCTGGTTAATGTACAGAGCATTGAATCATGTAGTCCGTAACAGAAATCATCTGACTGGCATTAGACTGAATGTTGCTTTCAACTTTGTGTCTGTCGTATGTTGTTTCTTTAAGGTGCTATTACTGCTTCAGCCCTCAGTGCACAGCGACCAAGGTGatctcttcattttctgctcGCAGAGTGGATCGTGAAGGGTTTTCATTTTCAGGGTGCTGTCCTTCAAGGAACTCAGTACGTCCTTGTGTGCCAGGAAGACATATCATTAATATTTCAGGCCATTGGAACTGGTTTTAAATGAGCTCTGGTGTGgaaatgtgtgctgtgaaaatggTTTACATGATCAGACGGGACCATTACATCCACAAGTCCATTGTGCATATCATGAAGATGGTATTGGTTGTTTCCACTCGAGCCCTCTTTAACATGCTATTCTTTCGTCCTACTCAGCTGCGGTGGTTTGATTGCCACCTGACAGCAGTGTACCATTTCTTAGAACTGAATATCATCGTCCTCAGCGGGATGTTtactacagtacagtatgtaagTTATTGATGTGCTGACGTGAACATGTGGGGCCaagtgaaatgaagaaaaatggtTTCAGAGTAAACGTGTCCTCTTGCATTTAAACTGAAAATCACAATATAAATGTTCAAACCAGACCTCAATCTGTCTGAGTCCTCATTTGTTCACATGGTTGGATGCAGTTGGAAGATCTTTATGTGTAATTCACTTAGTGTAATGCATTTAAGCACCATTACAGGACAGTACAGATAATTCAAATGGGAACAGTCAGTGAGCCTCACACTCCCTCTAGTGGTCTTATTCTGCCATACACTGAGAAAAAACCCCTTTCTGTGTCGAGTACCAGCATTTGGGAGTCTTTCAAAGCCAAATAGAATAATTTAGATTATGGGGACTGAACCCAGAACTCCAGAAGGTCCTTTTTTCTCATCAGCCGGCAGCTCTGTAAATGTTATAATAAAGTAGGACTGTTGGCCTCGCTTAGAAAATGTTCTGCTTTATGTCCAAAATTATGGTCTCAGGGAAAAAGTGACCAGTGAAAACCAGTTTTCTGTGATTCTCCTGGTtctgatttttcatttgtattcgGAGTTATGCcacagaataaataaagcatAACATTTATAAACGAGGCCCTGAGTCTCTCAGTGAAATCGACTCGCCTGCGCTAAAGTGTCGCAGGTTATTTGTGATTTATGATTGTGACGATAAGTTTATACAACTGTCCAAAGCTTGCAGAGCCAGACGGGAAAGGCAGAGCTGTGGATTTATAATTCAATCTTAAACCAGCATTCATTCACTTAAACCAACAGTTTGACAATTTGGGAACATGCTGATGATCGAAAgcactgtcatgtctgtccattcccctcacagctagaaggtcccaggttcgattcccgctgtgggtgccgggggcgtgtcctccaccatgcctttaaatgcagagaaaataactTCACGGaaagcatgtagtgtgcaactaactgtgtgatgtgataataaaagtacgGTTCTTCTTCTAAATCTAACCAAATAAATATCacaaaaagggacaaaaaaacATAATCTGCACATATTTTTAATTCAAGTTTGTCACATGATCAGCACCAAAAACGTGTCCAGAGCGAGCTGAACTTTTCACACCAGGAAGTTGCTAAAAGAGTCTCCTCTGGGCCGAGTTTCTGCTggctggctgcggagggagtGACCAGGCTGGaagggtggaggaggtgcagagggagcCGGGGCTGTTGAAAGACAGCGGGGGCTCTGGTCACTTACATGCACTGATGTCACAGTAAAAAAACTGAAGGAGGATTTGAAAGTTGAACACTTCTGATTGTACTGTGCCAGCAgtagctgcagtgtgtttacctCTGTTTAAGGGGATGTTGAACTGGTGTCTCCCTCTTGAGAACATCTGTGGAATCAAAGTCTTGACATTATTCACCATGCAGTTCAAGACTCATTGTATTGTTGCTTTGCTTCCACTGTTTTGTAGGCGGGAGAATTTACAAGCTGCTTCTGTGTCCTCACCTCCTCACTGGACTCTGAGCTGGAGCTCCCGTCATGGCCGCATCTGAGGGAAACCACCTGGGTCGAGGTGGCCGACATTCGGACCCGACTGGAGCAGGAGAgggatggctggagtggaggaggccagagggagagagggtggagTTTTTAatattctgtctctctgtttcagcTGTATTGGGATCACAAGTCGCTGCCCTGCTGCAGTGTGGCAGCAGATTTGAGCAACAGACTGTTCCAGTGAAGTCGTGCCAGCGCAAACAGTGGGTTGCATCAGTGTGTCAACAAGTGTCTTACCCAGAACTAACACATCAGTCACTCAGTGTCCAAGAGTAGTACACAGGCACTTCAGGTGAtgtcatttttcctgttttttgtgtCATCTATTGATGTGATATACCCCAACCCTGTGGCCCCAAACTGAAGCAAACCCCAGTAAGATTTAGTCGTGTCTCACCACAAAGAAGCCCGGCTTGAAGGCACATGTCTGGGGGTCGTTTCTGGAACCCTTCACACACTCCGTCTCTTTAATGCCAAATGTCATCAGCATGTCAGCGGTGTTCAGGCCCATGGGAACAACCTGCGTGCACGTGATATTTGTCATTATGTTACAAATAccacatgctgctgtgctgtaaatAGCACCCACTGCAACAATAATGTGCTGAAACCTAACATGTATCCTAAAGCGTGTGCATACCCACCCTTGTGACAGAGCCTCGGGTCACCCGGTAAAGATGGCTGACGGCGTACATAGAGTTGGCCTGTGCCAGAGCAGCCCCGAGACCCCTGTCTGCCATGGACTCCAGCTCTGAGTTGTACACTGGGACTCCTGCGAGGTCAAAGCACAAAGAGAGCGTCAGCGACAGTCAGCGAGTCTACTCATGAAGCGGTCAGTACAGAGAAGCACTCACCCGAGCATCCCAGGGTCTGCAGCAGGGCCAAGAGAAACACGTAGGACCTCATCTTGACTAGCACCGAATGAAGTAGCTTCAATCCTCCCTTTAGCTCCCTCTAAATATGTTCAGCTTTTGCCCAAAACCAGGATGCGCCGCCTCTTACCCTccataacccccccccccccaaaaaaactgcCTGCCCTGCTTCCTTCACGTAATAGCTGCTGACCTTTGCTCAGCACTATTGATCCCCGGGCGAGGTGCCAATTTCAATGAGCACACGATCAGATTCTCATTCAGACCTTCTATTTGATAAACTCTCACGCTTGTTTGATGAAGAAGCTGATTGTTATTgatgagttcaattcaatttagcAGCTTATTAAGGCACTTTAGGTCTTTACAATGGTACAATTTCAATGCCTATTCTCTTGTTGAGTATCATCATGTTTATGTCCAGCCCCGACTCTCATCTGAGCCcctctgtccacacagacactgaaaccCATATTCCCAGCTGACGGTCAGGCCAGCAGCTTGCATTGCACCTCCTCTGTCGGTGTGTGACGGGTGAGTTCAGGTGGGTATATATATGACATACGATTGGCCCGTGGAGCcaaaagcacacaaaacaaacagacgtCCATGAAGCAACGCAAATCCTAGAAATCATTTTCCAGGAAGCAGTGTTGGTCTTTGTCCCAGTTCTGCTAATCTGTTCTTAGTTTCCTACTTAACTATCTGTCACAGCTCATTTCAACATCAGCAAGCATCTGCTTATGTTACAGCATGTTACTTTCATCATATGTTTATTACATTCATCATCAATATCAAAAATACTTCACTTTGTAGACATGAGGAGAATCCTTGTAAACAATAACATATTTAGTATCTTTAGTCCCATTACAGTCATACATCTCTTTAACTAAATGGACACTACTGACAAAGGAATgtaaaaaaagcaacaaaagtcACCTCACACGATAATCTAATAGATACAAGTCCGACAGAAGTACCCGCTTTCCTGCAGCTGGACAAATCACTATGCTTTGAGTGGTAATCAGTGCCGTCACCAGTCCTACAGTGTAAATGCAGCCCTAAGTGCGTCAAAGTAAAGGTGCTCGAAGTGTTAAACAGCCACTATCATGTTgctatgcacacacaaagaatgtCCTCTTCTCATCGTTCGAGTGTTCCCATCAGAGGCTCCATGGCGGCGAGGAAGCAGGCTTCAAACTCCTGATCTGAGAAGCGAGCCACAGACTGACGTGCGTTGCGTCTGATCTGCAGCCGGGTGGCGGGCGGCAGCGCCAGGATCCTCTCAATGGCCTCAGCGTAACTGTCCTCCTCATCAGCCAGGAAGCCCGTCTGGCCTCCCTCGAAAGGTACCACAATGTCCAGCTTGGGACCGCCGGACTTGTGCGCCAGAATGACCTTCCCTGCTGCCATGCACTCCACGACGcctgcagagaagaaagaggagtgaaGATGCACTTTTAATATcactgaaaatgttcatttttaaattaaacagTCTACGCATGAGCTCAGACAGATTGATTACCGATTCCAAAGTGTTCGTTCCACATGGTATGCAGCCCGATGGTGGcttcccccatctctctcttcagtTCCTCGAAGGGTATATTCAGTTTAAACTCCACCCTGTCGGCCACACCCAGCTCCTGGCACAGCCCCCTCAACATGAGCACCCTATCCTCGTCCTGCTGGTTCCTGCATCCGCCAATCAGAACCAGCTTCAGCGCCTCCCTGCCCccagccccctccctcctcctgtctaaCACCTTTTTGAAAGCTCTGATCTGCAGCCGGTGGTCCTTCTCCGGCCTGAACTGCCCGATGGAGACGATGGAGTGGCACTTCCTGTCCCCGTCTTCCTCCAGCGGAACATCCAGGAACCCGCTGACGTCACAGGGTGGGTAGACCACACTGGTGCGGTTGGGAGCGCGCCACAGTGACAGGATGTGATCGAGGGTCCAGGAGGAGTTGACCATGATGAGGTCGCTGCAGGAGCCGGCCATGCCGTAGAGCAGGGCGAACAGACAGTAGTAGACCACCTTGAAGGCACTCAGGAAGAGACTGTTGGAGACGTAGTCGGGGTTGTTGAACCTGGGAGATCAGTAGGTTGTGTTAATTGAAGTGTTAGCAAGCAGCAGGTTGGAGTTAAGAATCCCACAATCACTTCTAAATCAGTGAAAACGTCTTAAACACAACCATATGAGACAATCTGCTTCATTAAAGATGCACAGCGATTACCTGGGGTTCCTCTCTCTCACTACAGACAGCATGTCCGTGCTGATGGTGGGGTAGTGAACATAACTAC
This genomic window contains:
- the spp2 gene encoding secreted phosphoprotein 24, with amino-acid sequence MRSYVFLLALLQTLGCSGVPVYNSELESMADRGLGAALAQANSMYAVSHLYRVTRGSVTRVVPMGLNTADMLMTFGIKETECVKGSRNDPQTCAFKPGFFVPSLSCSSRVRMSATSTQVVSLRCGHDGSSSSESSEEMFSRGRHQFNIPLNRAPAPSAPPPPFQPGHSLRSQPAETRPRGDSFSNFLV
- the alg11 gene encoding GDP-Man:Man(3)GlcNAc(2)-PP-Dol alpha-1,2-mannosyltransferase encodes the protein MSGHDQLVLCLCELTRLLWKLLLPLVFLCVLVIAVLVLLVLAVRLWLQSSRTARRARDGRPTVAFFHPYCNAGGGGERVLWCAIRALQNRYVDINFVVYTGDLGVTGQQILDGARRRFNIVLPRPVQFVFLRHRLLVEPGLFPHFTLLGQSVGSIFLGWEALTEFVPDLYIDSMGYAFTLPLFRYLGGCSVGSYVHYPTISTDMLSVVRERNPRFNNPDYVSNSLFLSAFKVVYYCLFALLYGMAGSCSDLIMVNSSWTLDHILSLWRAPNRTSVVYPPCDVSGFLDVPLEEDGDRKCHSIVSIGQFRPEKDHRLQIRAFKKVLDRRREGAGGREALKLVLIGGCRNQQDEDRVLMLRGLCQELGVADRVEFKLNIPFEELKREMGEATIGLHTMWNEHFGIGVVECMAAGKVILAHKSGGPKLDIVVPFEGGQTGFLADEEDSYAEAIERILALPPATRLQIRRNARQSVARFSDQEFEACFLAAMEPLMGTLER